One Obesumbacterium proteus DNA window includes the following coding sequences:
- the yjdN gene encoding VOC family metalloprotein YjdN, with translation MQLSTYLFFDGNAEEAIAFYAQALDAEVLFKIRFGEAPVDDAQCSTTPPFPADKIMHASLKIGDGLLMLSDGNMCEEEKKHGGYAVSLHSNDLTQGKIWFERLSEGATVTMPFQETFWALGFGMLTDKFGIPWMVNVEKAMG, from the coding sequence ATGCAATTAAGTACTTATCTGTTTTTCGATGGAAACGCGGAAGAAGCAATTGCGTTCTATGCTCAAGCACTAGACGCAGAGGTTTTATTCAAAATTCGTTTTGGTGAAGCGCCGGTCGATGACGCCCAATGCTCAACCACGCCACCGTTCCCTGCCGATAAAATTATGCATGCTTCGCTTAAAATCGGAGACGGTTTGCTCATGCTGAGCGATGGCAACATGTGTGAGGAAGAGAAAAAGCACGGCGGCTATGCCGTTAGCTTGCACTCGAATGATTTAACGCAGGGGAAAATTTGGTTTGAACGGCTATCGGAGGGGGCAACGGTGACGATGCCTTTTCAGGAAACCTTTTGGGCTTTAGGATTTGGGATGCTAACCGATAAATTCGGTATTCCCTGGATGGTGAACGTAGAAAAAGCGATGGGATAG
- the erpA gene encoding iron-sulfur cluster insertion protein ErpA: protein MSEDMALPLQFTEAAANKVKVLIADEENPDLKLRVYITGGGCSGFQYGFTFDDKVNDGDMTIEKQGVMLVVDPMSLQYLVGGSVDYTEGLEGSRFIVTNPNAKSTCGCGSSFSV from the coding sequence ATGAGTGAAGATATGGCTCTGCCGTTGCAGTTTACCGAAGCTGCAGCTAATAAAGTTAAAGTACTGATCGCAGACGAAGAAAACCCGGATCTGAAGCTGCGCGTCTATATCACCGGCGGAGGTTGTAGTGGCTTCCAGTATGGCTTTACCTTTGACGATAAGGTAAACGACGGTGATATGACCATTGAGAAGCAAGGCGTGATGCTGGTAGTCGATCCGATGAGCCTGCAATATCTGGTTGGCGGTTCAGTCGATTATACCGAAGGTCTGGAAGGTTCTCGTTTCATCGTAACCAACCCAAATGCGAAATCGACCTGCGGCTGCGGCTCTTCTTTCAGTGTTTAA
- the clcA gene encoding H(+)/Cl(-) exchange transporter ClcA, which produces MTQQEQQTSLPSATRLRRSDVMLQILRRDKTPVAILLMAAVVGTLAGLIGVAFEKSVDWVQQQRLGGLAHVADYWIIVWPMAFIGSALLAMFGYYLVRRFAPEAGGSGIPEIEGALENLRPVRWWRVIPVKFFGGLGTLGAGMVLGREGPTVQMGGNLGQMVFDLFRARSTEARHSLLATGAAAGLTAAFNAPLAGILFVIEEMRPQFRYSLISIKAVFIGVIMSCVVFRFFNGERTVIEVGKLGNVGINTLWLYLLLGMVFGVVGVMFNRGVFRVQDMFQRLHGGDWRKLVLIGGVLGGLCGVLGLIQQEAAGGGFNLIPIAAAGNYTMGMLLFIFIARVVTTLLCFGSGAPGGIFAPMLALGTLLGTAFGMASAHLFPQYGIETGTFAIAGMGALFAATVRAPLTGIVLVLEMTDNYQLILPMIITCLGATLLAQFLGGKPLYSCILERTLKRQELAQKQAQEQAAQQEAEKASLPTSNT; this is translated from the coding sequence ATGACACAGCAAGAACAACAAACTTCTCTGCCGTCTGCCACGCGTTTGCGTCGTAGCGACGTGATGCTGCAAATTTTACGCCGCGATAAAACTCCAGTGGCCATCTTATTGATGGCAGCGGTGGTCGGGACTCTTGCGGGTCTTATTGGCGTCGCGTTTGAAAAAAGCGTTGATTGGGTGCAGCAGCAGCGATTGGGTGGATTGGCCCATGTCGCTGATTACTGGATTATTGTTTGGCCGATGGCGTTTATTGGCTCCGCGCTGTTAGCGATGTTTGGCTATTATTTGGTGCGTCGTTTCGCTCCAGAGGCTGGCGGCTCCGGTATTCCTGAAATTGAAGGGGCGTTAGAAAATTTACGCCCCGTGCGCTGGTGGCGAGTGATCCCCGTGAAGTTTTTCGGTGGTTTGGGAACGCTTGGTGCAGGCATGGTGCTAGGGCGTGAAGGCCCCACCGTGCAGATGGGGGGAAACCTTGGCCAAATGGTGTTTGACCTGTTTCGTGCTCGTAGCACGGAGGCACGCCATAGCCTTCTGGCAACCGGTGCGGCTGCGGGCTTAACCGCAGCGTTTAATGCACCGCTAGCGGGCATCTTATTTGTCATTGAGGAGATGCGCCCGCAGTTCCGCTATAGCCTGATTTCAATCAAAGCGGTCTTTATTGGCGTTATTATGTCCTGCGTGGTATTCCGTTTTTTCAACGGTGAACGCACTGTGATTGAAGTGGGTAAGCTGGGCAACGTTGGCATCAATACCCTGTGGCTGTATCTGTTGCTCGGTATGGTTTTTGGCGTTGTTGGGGTGATGTTTAACCGTGGTGTGTTCCGTGTTCAGGATATGTTCCAGCGTTTACACGGCGGTGATTGGCGCAAACTGGTGCTAATCGGCGGCGTTTTAGGCGGGCTGTGCGGTGTACTCGGACTGATTCAGCAAGAAGCAGCGGGCGGTGGTTTTAATCTCATCCCAATCGCTGCTGCTGGAAATTACACGATGGGCATGTTGCTGTTTATCTTTATTGCTCGCGTAGTCACCACGCTGCTGTGCTTTGGCTCCGGTGCGCCTGGTGGTATTTTTGCACCGATGCTGGCTTTGGGAACGTTGCTGGGAACGGCATTTGGGATGGCAAGCGCACATCTGTTTCCACAATATGGCATTGAGACAGGCACGTTCGCCATTGCTGGCATGGGCGCGTTATTTGCTGCAACCGTCAGGGCTCCGCTAACGGGTATTGTGCTGGTTTTAGAAATGACCGATAACTATCAGCTCATTTTGCCGATGATCATTACCTGTCTTGGCGCTACACTATTAGCCCAGTTTTTAGGTGGAAAACCGCTGTACTCTTGCATCTTAGAAAGAACGCTCAAGCGTCAGGAGCTGGCTCAAAAGCAGGCTCAGGAGCAAGCAGCCCAGCAAGAAGCGGAAAAGGCATCGTTACCGACGAGCAATACTTGA
- the hemL gene encoding glutamate-1-semialdehyde 2,1-aminomutase: protein MSKSESLYAQAKELIPGGVNSPVRAFTGVGGVPLFIERADGAYLYDADGKAYIDYVGSWGPMVLGHNHPAIREAVLEAVSRGLSFGAPTEMEVKMAELVTTLVPSMDMVRMVNSGTEATMSAIRLARGFTGRDKIIKFEGCYHGHADHLLVKAGSGALTLGQPNSPGVPADFAKHTLTCTYNDIESVLQAFKQYPDDIACIIVEPVAGNMNCIPPQPEFLPGLRELCDQYGALLIIDEVMTGFRVALAGAQDYYGVTPDLTCLGKIIGGGMPVGAFGGRRDVMEALAPTGPVYQAGTLSGNPVAMAAGFACLNEISQPGIYPQLTELTDNLASGLLDAAQKEDIPLVVNHVGGMFGIFFTDQETVTCYQDVTRCDVERFKQFFHLMLEEGVYFAPSAFEAGFMSLAHSQEDIQKTIDAARRCFVKMKK from the coding sequence ATGAGTAAGTCTGAAAGTCTGTACGCTCAGGCAAAAGAGCTAATTCCGGGTGGCGTTAACTCCCCGGTTCGCGCCTTCACCGGCGTTGGTGGTGTGCCTTTATTCATTGAGCGCGCAGATGGCGCTTACCTGTACGATGCCGATGGCAAAGCCTACATTGATTACGTTGGCTCATGGGGGCCAATGGTTCTCGGCCACAACCATCCAGCGATTCGCGAAGCCGTGCTAGAGGCAGTTAGCCGTGGCTTAAGCTTTGGCGCACCAACCGAAATGGAAGTCAAAATGGCCGAACTGGTCACCACGCTGGTGCCAAGCATGGACATGGTGCGTATGGTGAACTCAGGTACAGAAGCCACCATGAGCGCCATCCGTCTGGCTCGTGGCTTTACCGGCCGCGATAAGATCATCAAGTTCGAAGGTTGCTACCACGGCCACGCCGATCACCTGCTGGTGAAAGCGGGCTCGGGTGCCCTCACCTTAGGCCAGCCAAACTCTCCGGGCGTTCCGGCTGACTTTGCTAAACATACGCTGACCTGCACCTATAACGATATCGAATCCGTTTTACAGGCGTTCAAGCAATACCCTGACGACATCGCCTGCATCATCGTTGAGCCGGTAGCAGGAAACATGAACTGTATTCCTCCACAGCCTGAATTCCTGCCAGGTTTACGTGAGCTATGCGACCAATACGGCGCGTTGCTAATTATTGATGAAGTGATGACAGGCTTCCGCGTTGCGTTGGCTGGTGCTCAGGATTATTACGGCGTGACGCCGGACCTAACCTGCTTAGGCAAAATCATCGGCGGCGGTATGCCCGTTGGCGCATTCGGCGGTCGCCGTGATGTGATGGAAGCACTGGCACCCACCGGCCCTGTTTATCAAGCCGGTACGCTATCAGGTAACCCTGTCGCGATGGCCGCGGGCTTCGCCTGTCTCAACGAGATCTCTCAGCCGGGCATCTATCCACAGTTGACCGAACTCACCGACAATCTCGCTTCCGGCCTGTTAGATGCTGCGCAAAAAGAAGACATTCCACTTGTAGTGAATCACGTGGGCGGCATGTTTGGGATTTTCTTCACCGATCAGGAAACCGTTACCTGCTATCAGGACGTGACGCGTTGCGACGTCGAACGATTCAAGCAGTTCTTCCATTTGATGCTGGAAGAAGGCGTGTACTTCGCTCCTTCTGCGTTTGAAGCCGGCTTTATGTCGCTGGCGCATTCACAGGAAGATATTCAGAAAACCATCGATGCCGCGCGTCGTTGTTTTGTGAAGATGAAGAAATAG
- a CDS encoding YqaE/Pmp3 family membrane protein, whose product MGFWRIVFTIILPPLGVLLDKGIGGAFLLNIILTLLGYIPGLIHAFWIQTRN is encoded by the coding sequence ATGGGATTTTGGCGAATTGTTTTCACCATTATATTGCCGCCGCTAGGGGTATTGTTAGACAAAGGGATTGGCGGCGCTTTTCTGCTAAATATTATCTTAACGCTGTTGGGCTATATTCCAGGACTTATCCATGCATTCTGGATCCAAACGCGTAATTAA
- a CDS encoding bifunctional helix-turn-helix transcriptional regulator/GNAT family N-acetyltransferase produces the protein MSNPTSIIEEIRVASRQMVRELGFMRSTLAATEYSPSVVHTLLEIEHRGSMTAAELVQILGLEKSSVSRMLAKLLSAGELEECPSAKDARIKQLSLSAQGRKTVERINHYANELVIAALKKMNPHQQNAASQGLMIYANALQACRENNEMSTQNNLQIVSGYHPGMIGRIAEMHGGYYAREHNFGSFFEARVATELAEFSGRLDNECNQIWLAMLNGRVVGSVAIDGEDLGNGEAHLRWFILDDSCRGNRTGRKLIAEAMKFCDKRGFSAVQLWTFNKLTAARSLYESFGFKLTKEWEGTQWGSSITEQQFTRKI, from the coding sequence ATGAGCAATCCAACATCCATCATTGAAGAAATACGCGTAGCTTCACGACAAATGGTACGGGAGCTCGGTTTTATGCGTAGCACACTGGCCGCAACTGAATACTCCCCATCAGTAGTTCATACCTTACTTGAAATAGAACATCGTGGGTCGATGACAGCTGCGGAGTTAGTACAGATCTTAGGGCTTGAGAAGTCTAGCGTCAGCCGTATGTTAGCTAAACTTCTCAGTGCAGGTGAACTGGAAGAATGCCCTTCAGCCAAAGATGCCAGAATCAAACAGCTCAGCCTTAGTGCACAGGGCCGGAAAACGGTAGAAAGAATTAATCATTACGCTAACGAGCTCGTCATCGCTGCATTAAAAAAAATGAATCCACATCAGCAAAATGCAGCCTCACAGGGGCTTATGATCTATGCCAATGCGCTACAAGCCTGCCGCGAAAATAACGAAATGAGCACTCAAAACAATCTACAAATTGTTTCCGGCTACCATCCCGGAATGATTGGCCGCATCGCTGAAATGCACGGCGGTTACTATGCTAGGGAGCACAATTTCGGTAGCTTTTTTGAGGCAAGAGTTGCAACAGAATTAGCTGAATTCTCCGGGCGTTTAGACAATGAGTGTAATCAAATTTGGCTGGCTATGTTGAACGGGCGTGTTGTCGGCTCGGTCGCAATCGACGGTGAAGATCTTGGCAACGGCGAGGCTCATTTGCGGTGGTTCATTCTTGACGATAGCTGTCGAGGCAACAGAACTGGCAGAAAGTTAATAGCAGAAGCGATGAAGTTTTGCGATAAAAGAGGATTTTCTGCGGTTCAACTATGGACCTTTAATAAATTGACCGCAGCAAGGAGTTTATACGAATCATTTGGTTTTAAACTAACGAAAGAGTGGGAAGGAACTCAATGGGGAAGCAGCATCACAGAACAGCAGTTTACACGCAAAATTTAA
- the guaA gene encoding glutamine-hydrolyzing GMP synthase: MTQNIHKHRILILDFGSQYTQLLARRVREIGVYCELWAWDVTEEQIREFNPSGIILSGGPESTTENNSPRAPEYVFTAGVPVFGVCYGMQTMAMQLGGHVESSNEREFGYAQVEVTAHSKMFDDIKDSLTKDGTPVLDVWMSHGDKVTAIPSDFVTVASTETCPYAIMANDEKRFYGVQFHPEVTHTHQGQRMLERFILDICGCEALWTPATIIEDAVARLREQVGEDEVILGLSGGVDSSVTALLLHRAIGKRLTCVFVDNGLLRLNEGEQVMEMFGDKFGLNIIHVKAEERFLSALSGINDPEAKRKTIGRVFVEVFDEEACKQPGVKWLAQGTIYPDVIESAASATGKAHVIKSHHNVGGLPKEMKLGLVEPLKELFKDEVRKIGLELGLPYDMLYRHPFPGPGLGVRVLGEVKKEYCDLLRRADAIFIEELHKADLYNKVSQAFTVFLPVRSVGVMGDGRKYDWVVSLRAVETIDFMTAHWAHLPYDFLGRVSNRIINEVNGISRVVYDISGKPPATIEWE, translated from the coding sequence ATGACTCAAAATATTCATAAGCATCGCATTCTGATTCTGGATTTCGGCTCCCAATACACTCAGCTTCTTGCACGCCGCGTGCGTGAGATCGGCGTATACTGCGAGCTGTGGGCATGGGATGTCACCGAAGAGCAGATCCGTGAATTCAACCCAAGCGGTATTATTCTGTCTGGCGGCCCTGAAAGCACGACTGAGAACAACAGCCCACGTGCGCCAGAATACGTATTTACTGCCGGTGTGCCTGTGTTTGGCGTGTGCTACGGCATGCAGACCATGGCGATGCAACTGGGTGGTCATGTTGAAAGCTCAAACGAACGTGAATTTGGCTATGCACAGGTTGAAGTAACTGCGCACAGCAAAATGTTTGATGATATCAAAGACTCTCTGACTAAAGACGGCACCCCAGTGCTGGACGTTTGGATGAGCCATGGCGATAAAGTTACCGCGATCCCTTCTGATTTTGTCACCGTTGCCAGCACTGAAACCTGCCCTTACGCCATTATGGCGAACGACGAAAAACGTTTCTACGGCGTTCAGTTCCATCCTGAAGTGACTCATACCCATCAGGGCCAGCGCATGCTGGAGCGTTTCATTCTGGATATCTGCGGCTGTGAAGCTCTGTGGACGCCAGCTACGATCATCGAAGATGCGGTAGCGCGTCTGCGTGAACAAGTGGGCGAAGATGAAGTCATTCTGGGCCTGTCTGGCGGCGTTGACTCTTCTGTGACTGCGCTGCTGCTGCACCGTGCTATCGGCAAACGTCTGACCTGCGTATTCGTTGATAATGGTCTGCTGCGCTTGAACGAAGGCGAGCAGGTGATGGAGATGTTCGGCGATAAATTCGGTCTGAATATCATCCACGTTAAGGCCGAAGAACGCTTCCTGAGCGCGCTGTCTGGCATTAACGATCCAGAAGCTAAACGTAAAACTATCGGCCGCGTATTCGTTGAAGTCTTTGATGAAGAAGCGTGCAAACAGCCGGGCGTTAAGTGGTTGGCACAGGGTACTATCTACCCAGACGTGATCGAGTCTGCGGCATCCGCAACAGGCAAAGCGCACGTGATTAAGTCTCACCATAACGTGGGCGGCCTGCCAAAAGAGATGAAGCTGGGTCTGGTTGAACCGCTGAAAGAGCTCTTTAAAGATGAAGTGCGTAAGATCGGTCTGGAACTTGGTCTGCCATACGATATGCTGTATCGCCATCCGTTCCCTGGTCCTGGTTTAGGCGTTCGTGTGCTGGGCGAAGTGAAGAAAGAGTACTGCGATCTGCTGCGTCGTGCGGATGCTATCTTCATCGAAGAACTGCACAAAGCGGATCTGTATAACAAAGTGAGTCAGGCATTCACTGTGTTCCTGCCGGTTCGTTCCGTTGGCGTGATGGGCGATGGTCGTAAATACGATTGGGTTGTCTCTCTGCGTGCGGTAGAAACTATCGACTTCATGACCGCGCATTGGGCACATCTGCCATACGATTTCCTTGGCCGCGTCTCCAACCGCATCATCAATGAAGTTAACGGTATTTCCCGCGTGGTGTATGACATCTCCGGCAAGCCACCGGCTACCATTGAGTGGGAGTGA
- the guaB gene encoding IMP dehydrogenase — MLRIVKEALTFDDVLLVPAHSTVLPNTADLSTQLTSSIRMNIPMLSAAMDTVTEARLAIALAQEGGIGFIHKNMSIERQAEEVRRVKKHESGVVKDPQTVTPTTTLREVKELTERNGFAGYPVVTDDLELVGIITGRDVRFVTDLEQPVTAVMTPKERLVTVKEGEAREVVLQRMHEKRVEKALVVDDNFHLCGMITVKDFQKAERKPNACKDEHGRLRVGAAVGAGAGNEERIAALVEAGVDVLLIDSSHGHSEGVLQRIRETRAKFPDLQIIGGNVATAAGARALAEAGVNAVKVGIGPGSICTTRIVTGVGVPQITAVSDAVEALEGTGIPVIADGGIRFSGDIAKALAAGASCVMVGGMLAGTEESPGEIELYQGRSFKSYRGMGSLGAMSKGSSDRYFQSDNAADKLVPEGIEGRVAYKGHLKAIIHQQMGGLRSCMGLTGCATIDELRTKAEFVRISGAGIQESHVHDVTITKESPNYRMGS, encoded by the coding sequence ATGCTACGTATCGTAAAAGAAGCCCTAACGTTTGATGACGTTCTCTTAGTTCCAGCCCATTCTACCGTTCTGCCAAACACTGCCGATCTTAGCACTCAGCTGACTTCATCCATTCGTATGAATATCCCAATGCTGTCTGCGGCAATGGACACCGTTACCGAAGCGCGCCTCGCGATTGCGTTGGCACAGGAAGGCGGTATTGGTTTCATCCACAAAAACATGTCTATTGAGCGTCAGGCTGAAGAAGTTCGTCGCGTCAAAAAACATGAAAGCGGCGTGGTAAAAGATCCTCAAACGGTGACCCCAACCACGACTCTGCGTGAAGTGAAAGAGCTGACCGAGCGCAATGGCTTTGCTGGTTATCCTGTCGTTACTGACGACCTGGAACTGGTTGGTATCATCACCGGTCGTGACGTGCGCTTTGTTACCGATCTAGAGCAGCCTGTTACCGCGGTAATGACGCCGAAAGAGCGTTTGGTTACCGTGAAAGAAGGTGAGGCTCGCGAAGTCGTTCTACAGCGCATGCACGAAAAACGTGTTGAAAAAGCGCTGGTTGTTGACGATAACTTCCACCTGTGCGGCATGATCACCGTTAAAGACTTCCAGAAAGCAGAGCGCAAACCTAACGCGTGTAAAGATGAGCATGGCCGTCTGCGCGTAGGTGCTGCGGTAGGTGCGGGTGCAGGCAACGAAGAGCGCATTGCAGCGCTGGTTGAAGCCGGTGTTGACGTACTGCTGATCGACTCTTCCCACGGCCATTCTGAAGGCGTGTTACAACGTATTCGCGAAACTCGCGCTAAATTCCCTGATCTGCAAATTATCGGCGGCAACGTTGCCACGGCCGCGGGCGCAAGAGCATTGGCAGAAGCCGGTGTGAACGCGGTTAAAGTCGGTATCGGCCCTGGCTCTATTTGTACGACGCGTATTGTTACCGGCGTTGGTGTTCCACAGATCACTGCCGTTTCAGACGCTGTTGAAGCGCTGGAAGGCACCGGTATTCCTGTTATCGCCGATGGCGGTATCCGTTTCTCCGGTGATATCGCGAAAGCACTGGCCGCTGGCGCAAGCTGCGTCATGGTCGGTGGTATGCTGGCAGGTACCGAAGAATCTCCAGGTGAGATCGAACTGTATCAAGGCCGCTCTTTCAAATCATATCGCGGTATGGGTTCACTGGGCGCGATGTCCAAAGGTTCTTCTGACCGTTACTTCCAGAGCGATAACGCTGCGGACAAACTGGTTCCTGAAGGTATCGAAGGCCGCGTAGCTTACAAAGGCCACCTGAAAGCGATTATCCATCAGCAAATGGGCGGCCTGCGCTCATGCATGGGTTTGACCGGCTGTGCAACCATTGATGAACTGCGTACCAAAGCTGAGTTTGTTCGTATCAGCGGCGCGGGGATTCAAGAAAGCCACGTTCACGATGTGACCATCACTAAAGAGTCACCGAACTACCGCATGGGTTCGTAA
- the xseA gene encoding exodeoxyribonuclease VII large subunit encodes MSLPSSPPIFTVSRLNQTVRQLLEMEMGQIWLSGEISNLSQPSSGHWYFTLKDDRAQVRCAMFRNSNRRVTFRPQNGQQILMRATITLYEPRGDYQLIAESMQPAGDGLLQQQFEQLKQRLQEEGLFDPAHKKPLPSPAHCVGVVTSSSGAALHDILNVLKRRDPSLPVVIYPTAVQGADAPMQIVRAIELANLRKECDVLIVGRGGGSLEDLWSFNDERVAQAIFASLIPIVSAVGHETDVTIADFVGDLRAPTPSAAAELVSRNQTELMRQMLSQQQRMEMAMDYYLARHQQRFTRLNHRLQQQHPQLRLARQHTLLIKLRRRLDEAVQTRLRLAERQQERTSQRLNQQQPSARIQRHQQRIEQLHNRLELLVQRQLSGNRERFGALCSQLEGVSPLATLARGFSVTQPPSGGVLKSIKQVANGDLLKTRVQDGWVESTVTSIAALPKKRSAKHDS; translated from the coding sequence ATGTCACTGCCATCTTCCCCCCCAATTTTTACCGTTAGCCGGTTAAATCAGACCGTCCGTCAGCTGTTAGAAATGGAAATGGGGCAGATCTGGTTATCAGGCGAAATCTCCAACTTATCTCAGCCTTCATCGGGCCATTGGTACTTCACGCTTAAAGACGATCGTGCTCAGGTGCGCTGCGCGATGTTCCGCAATAGCAACCGCCGTGTCACTTTCCGCCCGCAAAACGGCCAGCAGATTTTGATGCGTGCCACCATCACGCTGTACGAACCGCGTGGGGATTACCAACTGATTGCTGAAAGTATGCAGCCCGCCGGTGACGGTTTGCTGCAACAGCAGTTTGAGCAGTTGAAGCAACGCTTACAGGAAGAGGGTCTGTTCGATCCTGCCCACAAAAAACCATTACCGTCGCCAGCCCACTGCGTTGGCGTTGTGACGTCATCAAGCGGTGCCGCACTGCACGATATCCTTAACGTATTAAAACGACGCGATCCGTCCCTGCCAGTGGTCATCTACCCGACCGCGGTACAAGGTGCCGATGCACCGATGCAAATTGTGCGCGCCATTGAATTAGCTAACCTGCGTAAAGAGTGTGATGTGCTGATTGTCGGTCGTGGCGGTGGCTCGCTTGAGGATTTATGGAGCTTTAACGATGAGCGCGTGGCGCAGGCTATTTTTGCCAGCCTCATCCCTATCGTCAGCGCCGTTGGTCATGAAACCGATGTCACTATCGCTGATTTCGTTGGCGATCTGCGTGCGCCAACGCCGTCCGCGGCCGCAGAATTAGTTAGCCGCAACCAAACCGAGCTCATGCGCCAAATGCTTTCACAGCAGCAGCGCATGGAAATGGCGATGGATTATTATCTTGCTCGCCATCAGCAGCGTTTTACTCGTCTGAATCATCGTCTACAGCAGCAGCATCCACAGCTACGTCTGGCTCGTCAGCACACGTTGCTGATTAAGCTACGCCGCCGTTTGGACGAAGCGGTGCAAACACGCCTGCGTTTGGCGGAACGCCAGCAAGAGCGCACCAGCCAACGCCTTAATCAACAGCAGCCCTCTGCGCGTATTCAGCGCCACCAACAGCGCATCGAGCAGCTTCACAACCGGCTGGAATTACTCGTCCAACGCCAGCTTAGCGGCAATCGTGAACGCTTTGGCGCACTGTGCTCGCAGTTAGAGGGCGTTAGCCCACTAGCCACACTGGCACGTGGGTTTAGCGTGACACAACCACCAAGCGGCGGTGTGCTGAAAAGCATTAAGCAGGTCGCTAATGGCGATCTGTTAAAAACCCGAGTGCAAGACGGATGGGTAGAAAGCACGGTGACTTCAATCGCAGCGCTGCCTAAAAAACGTAGTGCAAAACATGACTCATAG
- the malX gene encoding maltose/glucose-specific PTS transporter subunit IIBC, with protein MSDTKSFKSRLWEFFQSLGKTFMFPVSLLAFMGLLLGVGSSITSPSTIKSFPFLGNELVQLTFGFVATVGGFAFTYLPIMFAMAIPLGLAKRNKAIGAFSGFVGYMIMNLSINYYLMSSHQLADAAHMKQAGQAMVLGIQSLEMGVLGGIVVGVITYFLHERFQDTQLHDAFAFFSGIRFVPIITALTLSIVGLIIPFLWEYVAIGITAIGRLIQSTNVFGPFLYGVGVLLLKPFGLHHILLAMVRFTPAGGTEFVSGQEISGALNIFYAELKAGLPFSPHVTAFLSQGFMPTFIFGLPAVAYAIYRTAKPENRPIIKGLLLSGVLVSVVTGISEPIEFLFLFIAPFLYVFHVIMSGLALMVMALLGVTIANTDGGILDLLIFGIMQGTATKWYLIFPVGIIWFAVYFFVFRWYILKHDIKTPGREDDDISVAEKVDQKAKNNKGSKYDPELILSALGGKDNIDSLDNCITRLRLVVKDMALINKDILKKAGALAVVVLDNHSLQVIIGPQVQSVKTGIEALI; from the coding sequence ATGTCGGACACAAAATCTTTTAAGTCAAGGTTATGGGAATTTTTTCAAAGTCTAGGAAAGACTTTTATGTTTCCCGTTTCTTTATTAGCTTTTATGGGTTTGTTATTAGGCGTTGGAAGTTCAATTACTAGCCCATCCACCATAAAAAGCTTTCCATTTTTAGGCAATGAATTAGTTCAGCTAACGTTTGGATTCGTTGCTACCGTGGGCGGGTTCGCTTTCACTTACTTACCGATTATGTTTGCAATGGCAATTCCATTAGGTCTTGCTAAGCGTAATAAAGCGATTGGTGCATTCTCAGGCTTTGTGGGCTATATGATAATGAACCTTTCGATTAATTATTATCTTATGAGTAGCCATCAACTTGCCGATGCAGCGCATATGAAACAGGCTGGGCAAGCCATGGTATTAGGCATTCAATCGCTTGAGATGGGGGTTCTCGGTGGGATTGTCGTTGGGGTTATTACCTATTTCCTACATGAACGCTTTCAAGATACGCAGCTCCATGATGCCTTTGCATTTTTTAGCGGCATTCGCTTTGTCCCTATCATTACGGCACTTACGCTCTCTATCGTTGGGCTGATTATTCCGTTTTTGTGGGAATATGTTGCTATCGGCATCACAGCCATTGGGAGATTAATTCAGAGTACTAACGTCTTTGGCCCATTCTTATATGGAGTTGGTGTTCTATTATTAAAACCTTTTGGTTTGCACCATATATTATTGGCAATGGTAAGATTCACACCGGCAGGTGGTACTGAATTTGTCAGTGGGCAAGAAATATCAGGTGCTCTTAATATTTTCTATGCTGAACTAAAGGCAGGTTTACCGTTTAGTCCACATGTAACAGCGTTCCTTTCCCAAGGCTTTATGCCAACCTTTATCTTTGGCCTACCCGCCGTTGCTTATGCAATTTACCGTACCGCGAAACCAGAAAACCGACCAATTATAAAAGGGCTTTTACTTTCTGGTGTTTTAGTTTCTGTGGTCACAGGAATATCAGAACCCATTGAGTTCTTATTCTTATTTATTGCACCTTTCTTATATGTCTTCCACGTTATCATGTCAGGTCTAGCACTGATGGTTATGGCACTTTTAGGTGTAACAATCGCGAATACAGACGGTGGAATATTAGACCTATTAATCTTTGGTATCATGCAAGGCACAGCAACCAAGTGGTATCTCATATTCCCAGTCGGAATTATTTGGTTCGCAGTTTATTTCTTTGTATTCCGATGGTATATCCTCAAACACGATATTAAAACACCCGGCAGAGAAGATGATGATATTAGCGTAGCTGAGAAAGTAGATCAAAAAGCCAAAAATAATAAAGGTTCGAAGTACGATCCCGAATTAATTCTCTCAGCGTTAGGTGGCAAGGACAATATCGACTCTTTAGACAACTGCATCACTCGCTTGCGCTTGGTGGTAAAAGATATGGCGCTTATCAATAAAGATATATTAAAGAAAGCAGGTGCACTTGCCGTCGTGGTACTCGATAACCACAGCCTACAGGTTATTATCGGGCCTCAGGTACAAAGCGTAAAAACTGGCATTGAAGCATTAATCTAG